In a genomic window of Lycium ferocissimum isolate CSIRO_LF1 chromosome 9, AGI_CSIRO_Lferr_CH_V1, whole genome shotgun sequence:
- the LOC132030937 gene encoding uncharacterized protein LOC132030937 — MASKIQQLQSKACQASQFLSKHGTTYYKQLLEQNKQYIVEPPTVEKCNELSKQLLYTRLASIPGRYESFWKEVDSVKHMWRNRKELKVEDAGIAALFGLECFAWYCAGEIVGRGFTFTGYYV, encoded by the exons ATGGCATCCAAGATTCAGCAACTGCAATCTAAGGCTTGTCAAGCATCACAGTTTCTCTCTAAGCATGGTACTACCTACTACAAACAGTTGCTGGAGCAGAACAAACAGTATATAGTGGAGCCACCCACCGTTGAAAAATGCAATGAATTGTCCAAGCAATTGCTCTACACTCGTCTTGCCAG CATCCCTGGCCGTTATGAGTCATTTTGGAAGGAAGTCGACTCTGTCAAGCACATGTGGAGGAATAGAAAGGAATTGAAGGTTGAAGATGCAGGCATTGCTGCTTTGTTTGGCTTGGAGTGCTTTGCATGGTATTGTGCTGGTGAGATAGTAGGAAGAGGATTTACATTCACTGGTTACTATGTCTGA
- the LOC132030939 gene encoding large ribosomal subunit protein eL31 encodes MVEKSKGRKEEVVSREYTINLHKRLHGCTFKKKAPTAIKEIRKFAQKAMGTKDVRVDVKLNKQIWSRGIRSVPRRVRVRIARKRNDDEDAKEELYSLVTVAEIPAEGLKGLGTKIIEDED; translated from the exons ATGGTGGAGAAAAGTAAAGGAAGAAAGGAAGAGGTTGTTTCCAGGGAATATACAATTAACCTCCACAAGCGTTTACATGGATG CACATTCAAGAAGAAGGCCCCAACAGCCATCAAGGAGATCAGGAAGTTCGCACAGAAAGCTATGGGTACAAAGGATGTCAGAGTTGACGTGAAGCTCAACAAGCAGATCTGGAGCAGGGGCATCCGAAGTGTTCCAAGGCGTGTCAGAGTTCGTATTGCTCGCAAGAGGAATGACGATGAGGACGCAAAGGAGGAGCTCTACTCTCTGGTTACTGTTGCTGAGATCCCAGCAGAAGGATTGAAGGGTCTTGGTACCAAGATCATCGAGGATGAAGATTAA